The proteins below come from a single Miscanthus floridulus cultivar M001 chromosome 1, ASM1932011v1, whole genome shotgun sequence genomic window:
- the LOC136454289 gene encoding uncharacterized protein gives MATNEKFDVRAPFFDGTDYDYWKARMTNYLKGKSLKLWKIAQNATYVIPAEEPTDAAEIGLLETNHRAVAILQASICKTEYDRVSSEDLAYQIWEKLRKYHEGSNTVKNRKFEIQRKEFDAFCQLPSESIDDMFARFQVIVNKMKAMNSNMPYDDHARALRLLHSLNDEWDMKVEAIVESVGYETLTTDELYSKLKSKEIEIVSKRKLKNPTAASSSDVPMALVSGNKTNTNANPNVSSFALSSLCHVADEELEVLDDDQLVLLSNKFKRVYDNRRNRRRSDGCFNCGERGHFAADCPNKQRSFEQGNNSSRRQEKFRERKKKKDKQWKKGGQKYSDKQVAKAANVLLSSLGQYVSGGSSDSSDSDSEDETPKKKTDGLCFITDAGINGGICTMALEGDASTDSNDETSDDEVDTSAEQRIANLTKIVHKQNKVLAKLKTDYDKTCAELATLKNAASNPAEPDECEECSIHMISLSKLQTKYSSIVDDRDKLYAELNELRSRSNLLGTCVSCPLLKVDLDNALCRAKNFEEHTCPDLSVCLICPTLRSELNVAKSHIVELEKHTCPVLPSCLTCPNFVVENNDLRAKLADLEEENKHLRTILGWCSIREPQIGMAIAQIKRGERFGPGYDLKHVFGEKSGPPVDEKNPPLAKYTGPPPRKGSGVTSDGLLVETSRSAPKKQVWVPKPKHFKGVQNTKPNGSSCDHFAKPVFVASSSNAEASFAPARKLYHCDFCSHDGHLYEFCYRRMRAERREQYPTRGTHDRRVFRCEQYPVGGEEDIWIMDSGCSRHMTGDDKWFSSLTPTSVKENITFGDKSQGKDDFEVRFKKGNSRVLDSAGDDEIGQDIFEDEKEEDGCDDDDDDDSQPAMQGEPGAQPEQAPSTTLEDGPSPTRTSTAKPAASSTVDHVPAAVEGEAISERTAPRHIQNRHPAKNIIDVGHALSDSNWVNAMHEELENFARNQVWVLVDPPPSCKPIGTKWVFKNKQGEDGHVVRNKARLVAQGFSQKEGIDYGETFAPVARLEAIRILLAFAASRGYKLYQMDVKSAFLNGFIEEEVYVKQPPGFEHPNFPDRVFKLQKALYGKEMTL, from the exons ATGGCGACCAATGAAAAGTTTGATGTTCGCGCtccgttttttgatgggactgatTATGATTACTGGAAGGCACGTATGACCAACTATCTTAAAGGCAAGTCGCTGAAGCTATGGAAAATCGCACAAAATGCCACATATGTGATTCCAGCTGAGGAACCGACTGACGCCGCTGAGATCGGGCTTCTTGAAACAAATCATCGCGCTGTTGCTATTTTACAGGCTTCTATTTGTAAAACTGAATATGATCGGGTTTCTAGTGAAGATCTCGCTTATCAGATCTGGGAGAAACTTAGAAAATATCATGAAGGCTCAAACACTGTGAAAAACCGAAAATTTGAGATTCAGCGAAAAGAGTTTGATGCTTTTTGCCAATTGCCTAGTGAGTCTATTGATGACATGTTTGCACGTTTTCAAGTGATTGTTAATAAGATGAAGGCCATGAATAGCAATATGCCTTATGATGATCATGCTAGGGCTCTTAGATTATTACATTCACTTAATGATGAATGGGATATGAAAGTTGAGGCGATCGTTGAATCTGTAGGTTATGAGACTCTCACCACTGATGAGCTTTACAGTAAGCTCAAATCAAAAGAGATCGAAATTGTTTCTAAGCGTAAATTGAAAAATCCCACAGCTGCTTCTTCTTCTGACGTTCCAATGGCTTTGGTTTCTGGAAATAAGACTAACACTAATGCTAATCCAAATGTTTCCAGTTTTGCTTTGTCTTCTTTGTGTCATGTTGCAGATGAGGAGTTGGAGGTGCTAGATGATGATCAGCTTGTACTGCTCTCCAACAAGTTTAAGCGTGTGTATGACAACAGGCGTAATAGAAGACGTTCAGATGGCTGCTTCAACTGTGGTGAGCGAGGACACTTTGCTGCTGATTGCCCAAACAAGCAGAGATCTTTTGAGCAGGGCAATAACTCCTCCAGGCGCCAGGAGAAGTtcagggagaggaagaagaagaaggataagcaaTGGAAGAAAGGCGGACAAAAATACTCTGACAAGCAAGTCGCTAAGGCTGCAAATGTTTTGTTATCTTCTCTTGGACAGTATGTTTCAGGTGGCTCGTCAGACTCCAGCGATTCAGATTCCGAGGATGAGACACCCAAGAAGAAGACAGACGGACTTTGCTTCATCACTGACGCCGGCATCAATGGTGGGATATGTACTATGGCCTTGGAGGGTGATGCATCAACCGACAGCAACGATGAAACTTCTGATGATGAGGTAGATACTTCTGCAGAACAAAGAATAGCTAATTTAACTAAAATTGTTCATAAGCAAAATAAAGTGTTGGCTAAACTTAAAACTGATTATGATAAAACTTGTGCTGAACTAGCTACTCTCAAAAATGCTGCATCTAATCCTGCTGAACCTGATGAATGTGAAGAATGCTCAATTCATATGATTTCGCTTTCTAAATTGCAAACCAAGTATTCTTCCATTGTTGATGATCGAGATAAACTTTATGCTGAACTAAATGAACTTCGTTCTCGGTCGAATTTGCTTGGTACTTGTGTTTCTTGCCCGCTTCTGAAAGTTGACTTGGATAATGCTTTATGTCGGGCAAAAAATTTTGAAGAACACACTTGTCCTGATTTGTCGGTTTGTTTAATTTGTCCAACTTTACGATCTGAATTAAATGTTGCTAAATCACATATTGTTGAGTTGGAAAAACACACTTGTCCGGTTCTTCCTTCATGCCTAACTTGTCCTAATTTTGTTGTTGAAAATAATGATTTAAGGGCCAAACTTGCTGATTTGGAAGAAGAAAATAAGCATTTGAGAACTATTCTTGGTTGGTGTTCTATTCGTGAGCCTCAAATTGGTATGGCTATTGCTCAAATTAAACGGGGTGAGCGTTTTGGTCCCGGTTATgacttgaaacatgtttttggtgaAAAAAGTGGACCGCCTGTTGATGAGAAGAATCCACCTTTGGCTAAATATACTGGACCACCTCCTAGGAAGGGTTCAGGTGTCACCTCTGATGGGTTGCTGGTTGAGACATCTAGATCTGCTCCTAAAAAGcaggtttgggtgcctaagccaaAACACTTCAAGGGTGTACAAAATACTAAGCCAAATGGTTCTTCTTGTGATCATTTTGCTAAGCCTGTTTTTGTTGCTTCTAGTTCTAATGCTGAGGCTTCTTTCGCTCCTGCACGCAAGCTTTATCATTGTGATTTTTGCAGTCATGATGGTCATCTTTATGAGTTCTGTTATCGGAGGATGCGTGCTGAACGACGTGAGCAGTACCCCACACGTGGTACTCATGATCGTCGTGTTTTTAGATGTGAGCAGTACCCT GTTGGAGGCGAGGAGGACATATGGATAATGGACTCCGGCTGTTCACGCCACATGACCGGAGATGataaatggttctccagcctcaccCCCACGAGCGTAAAGGAAAACATCACTTTTGGGGATAAAAGTCAAGGTAAG GATGATTTTGAGGTTCGTTTTAAGAAAGGAAATTCGCGTGTTCTTGATTCTGCTG GTGATGACGAGATCGGGCAGGATATTTTTGAGGATGAGAAAGAGGAAGATGGatgtgacgacgacgatgacgatgattcCCAGCCTGCGATGCAGGGGGAGCCTGGCGCCCAGCCTGAGCAGGCGCCCTCCACCACTTTGGAGGATGGACCATCGCCGACACGTACATCTACAGCAAAGCCTGCAGCTTCATCGACTGTTGATCATGTACCGGCTGCAGTTGAGGGGGAGGCGATTTCAGAACGTACAGCACCACGACACATTCAGAATCGTCATCCTGCCAAGAACATAATAG ATGTTGGACATGCTTTATCTGATTCTAACtgggtcaatgccatgcatgaggagTTAGAAAATTTTGCACGGAATCAGGTTTGGGTTTTGGTTGATCCTCCTCCTTCTTGTAAACcaattggaactaaatgggtctttaagaacaaacaaggggaagatggTCATGTTGTTAGAAATAAAGCTAGGCTGGTTGCTCAGGGCTTTTCTCAAAAAGAGGGTATTGATTATGGTGAAACTTTTGCTCCTGTTGCTcgtttagaagccattcgtattttGCTTGCATTTGCTGCTTCACGTGGATAtaagctttatcaaatggatgtgaaaagtgcttttctgAATGGTTTTATAGAAGAAGAAGTTTATGTTAAACAACCGCCTGGTTTTGAACATCCCAATTTTCCTGATCGTGTTTTTAAGTTGCAAAAGGCtttatatg GCAAGGAAATGACACTTTAA